GCGACTGAAACAGGGCGGATTTCGCAGCTACTTGAGCAAAAAACGGATTTATCTACACCACTAAGCCGAAAACTCGAAAAATTCAGCCATACATGGTTATACCTGGTATTGGGGCTAGCGACACTGACTTTACTTGTTGGCTGGCAAACTAAACCGTGGCGTGAAGCGATCGAAGCTACAGTAGCGTTAATCGTTGGCTCGATTCCGGAAGGATTACCCGCAGTCGTTACCGTAACGTTGGCGATTGGAGTCTCGCGGATGGCGCGACGTCATGCAATTGTTCGCAAACTACCAGCAGTTGAAGCATTAGGAAGCGCGACAATCATTTGTTCGGATAAAACTGGTACATTGACCGAAAACCAGATGACGGTGCAAGCTATCTATGCAGGAGACAAACGATATGCACTCACAGGTAACGGGTACAGTCCTGAAGGAGAAATTTTAGCAGTAGATGCGCAAGGATCAGAGGTTCTATCGAACATTGCCTTACAAGAATGTTTGATTGCTGGATTGTTATGTAATGACTCGCATTTAGAAGTTAAAAATCATCAATGGGTTGTTGTTGGAGATCCGACAGAGGGGGCGTTGATTGCGGCTGGCAATAAAGCAAATTTATTTCATTCAGCGTTGGAACAAGAAATGCCAAGAGTTGATGTCATTCCCTTTGAATCAGAATTTCAATATATGGCAACGTTGCACCAACAGCAGTCAGGGAAAGTCGTCTATGTTAAAGGTTCGGTAGAGGCAATTCTTAAGCGCTGCAAACAGCAATTAGATCCACAAGGAAAGTTAACATTTTTACATCCACAGACTGTGCATCAAGAAGTGGAGAAAATGGCACGACAAGGATTGCGCGTGTTGGCTTTGGCAAAAAAAACTGTATCCATCTCGACACTAAAACACTCAGATATCGATAGCGGGTTAATTTTTCTGGGATTGCAAGGGATGATCGATCCGCCCCGTGCTGAGGCAATTAAGGCGGTGCAAGCCTGCCAACAAGCTGGAATTCAAGTGAAGATGATTACGGGCGATCATGCGGTGACGGCGAGTGCGATCGCATCCCGCATGGGCATCAATAAAGATGGTGCAGTCAAAGCATTTACAGGCGCTCAACTTGCGGCAATGGATCAGCGCGAACTCGCGGCGGTTGCTGAAGAAGGAGTTGTCTTTGCCCGCGTTGCACCCGAACAAAAGTTACGTTTAGTCGAAGCGCTGCAATCGCGAGGTGAAATTGTCGCGATGACAGGTGATGGTGTCAACGATGCACCCGCACTCAAACAAGCCGATATTGGCATTGCAATGGGGGGCGCTGGTACAGAAGTTGCCAAAGAAGCCGCAGATATGTTGCTGACTGATGATAACTTTGCTTCGATCGCAGCGGCGGTAGAAGAAGGACGTGCAGTATACAAAAATATCGTCAAAGCGATGTGCTTTATTCTCCCTGTCAACGGAGGAGAATCAATGACAATTTTACTCAGTACCTTACTAGCACGCGATTTACCAATTTTATCGTTGCAAATTCTCTGGTTGAACGTGATCAACTCGATTGCGATGACTGTGCCTTTAGCGTTTGAGCCGAAATCGCGCAATGTCATGCAACAGCCACCGCGTCGCCCTAACGAAGCTTTACTTTCAAAAAGTCGGGTTCAGCGGATTTTGGCAATTTCGCTGTTTAATTGGATTGTCATCTTTGGGGTTTTTGAATATATTCGGGCAACGACGGGAGACATCAATTTAGCGCGAACTATGGCAATCAATTCACTCATTGCTGGCAGGATTTTTTATCTTTTAAGTTTGAGTCAGTTAGTACCGAATTTGATGGCTAAAATTAAGGGTACAGCGGCAGAAGTTGATATTCCTGCGATCGCATTTGGCATTATTGGTGCGATTATTTTGCAAATCGTCTTCTGTTACCTACCAATCATTAATACTATCTTCTCAACCGCGCCTCTCGATTTTCATCATTGGCTATTCTGTCTTGCTGTTGGTTTACCAATGATTCCTTGGTCAATATTTGTCAACCGTCTCGATCCACCAAACTAAGTATACTCTGATGTCATTGGCGATCGCGCGTTAACAGAAGAGGGACGAAACCCTCTTTTTGCTTTTACTTTAAATATCACATCGTTTTTCCGAAATGTCGTTGATGGGTGCTGTATCCATCCCTTACACCGCAATATTCAATTTCACTAGGTGGAACTCGCCATGACAAGGATGCGACAATTCATCAATCAAAGTAAGTGGGATTCGTTTCTATTAGTTGTTGTTACTTGCTTCAGTCTTTTCTACTTGCTGGCAATTCCTTTCGGTTGGATACGCACAAGATTTGAACTAACCGAGATCATCATTTTTACAATTATCTTATTAATTAATTCCGAATTACTCGAACGTCTTAGAAAACTTGGAATTAATAAAGATGGTATCACATTTGAACTCGATCAAATTCAGGCTGAACAAAAGAATCAAAGAGACAATATTGAAACTAATAAAGCTAATATTGAAGCTGTGACAAATATCCTTCAGCGCTTAACTTTACTAGAAGCTCAACTCGCTGAAAATAGAAAAGATTCTCATCTATTAAGCCAGAACTTGCTTGATGACTATGAGCTAAAGCACCTGCGTAAGCTAGCAAGTGATACTCCCTTTAATTATAAAAGACAACCCTCATTTGAACGCGAACTCAGACATCTGCGCGCATTAGGCTTTGTTGAGAATATGCCTGGAAAAACAATTTCTCATATGCCAGAACGTGGAGATTTAAAAGAACATCTAAGAATTACTGAACATGGCAAGCAATATTTAGACAAAATCGAGTCTATGGCTACTACAGATTATTCAGCATCAATCAGTAATAATAGTAGCAGAGATCCTTCTGAGAAAAGCGATCGCACTTAGATAAATAAAGTCCAGAAAGGTAAACTTAACAAATAAAACGCTGACTAAGAGTTTGCTGCTGTGTACACTTTAGTAACTATTACACATTAAATCGAAATAGCATCACGTCGCCTTCTTGGACAACATACTCTTTTCCTTCACTCCGAACTAAGCCTTTTTCTTTTGCTGCATTCATCGATCCAGTCGCGACTAAATCTTTGTAAGCAACTGTTTCTGCCCGAATAAATCCGCGTTCAAAATCAGAGTGAATGACACCTGCGGCTTGGGGCGCTGACATACCCGCATGAATTGTCCAAGCGCGAGTTTCTTTAGGTCCTGAAGTAAAATATGTGCGCAATCCTAAAAGTTCATAAGTTGCGCGAATAAGTGATTTTAATCCGCCTTCTTCGACTCCTAACGATGCGAGAAACTCAGCTTTATCTTCTTCAGGTAATTCTACTAATTCAGCTTCAACTTGGGCAGACACAATCACAACTTGAGCATTCTCTTGGGAAGCAATTTGCCGCACTTGCTCGACATATTCGTTACCTGTTGCTAAGTCATCTTCCGAGACATTTGCAGCATAAATAATTGGTTTACCGCTAAGTAATCCAAGTCCTTTAATTGTTGCGGCTTCTTCTTCAGTTAAATCAATTTGACGTACAGATTTGCCTTCGTTCAATGCAGCACTTAGTTTTTCTAAAACGGTAACTTCAAATTGAGCGTCTTTACTTGTACGCGCTTGCTTTTTTGTGCGTTCAATACGTTTTTCTATTTGAGCCAAATCTGCTAACGCAAGTTCTAAATTAATAATTTCAATATCTCGTTTAGGATCAACTGAACCTGCGACGTGAATAATATCGTCGTTTTCAAAACAACGGACGACATGAGCGATCGCATCAACTTCACGAATATGGGAAAGAAACTGATTGCCTAAACCTTCGCCTTGGCTTGCACCTTTCACTAAACCAGCAATGTCAACAAACTCAACTCGCGCTGGTACGATTTGTGCCGAAGATGAAATATCTCCCAGAACTTGTAACCGTTCATCTGGTACTGAAACGATACCAACATTAGGTTCAATCGTACAGAAAGGGAAATTAGCAGCTTCCGCTTTGGCATTGGCAACCAAAGCATTAAACAAAGTCGATTTACCAACGTTGGGTAGCCCTACTATTCCGGCTCTGAGCATATACTTTTTGCAGATGAACGGTCAGCTTAACTAGTTTAACGAAGTTTGGCTAATTATTGTCTCTAGCAGTTCAATTTAGTCTGGGCATACTGAAACGTAATGCTTCTAGCGACATCATGATGCAACATCCAAACTAAACTTGGGTTGTGCGTAGAAACTCAAAAGTAGCTCAAGCTTTGATGCAATTGGGTCTAAAATCCAAAAAGATATCTATACTGGCTCAGGAATTGGTTGGGGAATTGGTGCAGGTACTGGCTGTGGTGCAGGTCCTGGTGTAGGCTGAGGAATAGGACTTGGTACTGGTTGTGGCGACGGTTCTGGTGTCGGTTGTGGTGCAGGAGACGGTGGTGTGGGATCTGGCAAAGGATTGGGAATTGGTGTAGGAATTTCTGGTTGTGGTAGAGGGTTAGGAGTAGGATTAATCATTGCAACTCGATTGAATTTGTCTATACCACCCTAAATAACAACTGCTATTTATTACATCTATCTATGTGTCTACACCCAGTGCGACTTGATACTTTACTAAGTGGCTAAAACTCATATCAAGGGTAGGGCAGGCTTGAGTTTCTACCCTATAAAATCATCACAATACTA
The nucleotide sequence above comes from Gloeocapsopsis sp. IPPAS B-1203. Encoded proteins:
- a CDS encoding HAD-IC family P-type ATPase — protein: MTQTLAPRLLQQQSPVWHALEIEQAIAILETDAAQGLSNTEAKQRLARFGANELTAKKQKPWWLKFLLQYNQPLLYILIAAGATKAIIGEFVNAAVIWGVTTTNAIIGYVQESKAEGAIAALAQSITTEATVIRDGEKLRVASRELVPGDIVLLTSGDKVPADLRLIQVRNVQIDESALTGESVAVEKQPHVLTSETLLAERRNMAYAGGFVTFGQATGVVVATGNATETGRISQLLEQKTDLSTPLSRKLEKFSHTWLYLVLGLATLTLLVGWQTKPWREAIEATVALIVGSIPEGLPAVVTVTLAIGVSRMARRHAIVRKLPAVEALGSATIICSDKTGTLTENQMTVQAIYAGDKRYALTGNGYSPEGEILAVDAQGSEVLSNIALQECLIAGLLCNDSHLEVKNHQWVVVGDPTEGALIAAGNKANLFHSALEQEMPRVDVIPFESEFQYMATLHQQQSGKVVYVKGSVEAILKRCKQQLDPQGKLTFLHPQTVHQEVEKMARQGLRVLALAKKTVSISTLKHSDIDSGLIFLGLQGMIDPPRAEAIKAVQACQQAGIQVKMITGDHAVTASAIASRMGINKDGAVKAFTGAQLAAMDQRELAAVAEEGVVFARVAPEQKLRLVEALQSRGEIVAMTGDGVNDAPALKQADIGIAMGGAGTEVAKEAADMLLTDDNFASIAAAVEEGRAVYKNIVKAMCFILPVNGGESMTILLSTLLARDLPILSLQILWLNVINSIAMTVPLAFEPKSRNVMQQPPRRPNEALLSKSRVQRILAISLFNWIVIFGVFEYIRATTGDINLARTMAINSLIAGRIFYLLSLSQLVPNLMAKIKGTAAEVDIPAIAFGIIGAIILQIVFCYLPIINTIFSTAPLDFHHWLFCLAVGLPMIPWSIFVNRLDPPN
- the ychF gene encoding redox-regulated ATPase YchF, translating into MLRAGIVGLPNVGKSTLFNALVANAKAEAANFPFCTIEPNVGIVSVPDERLQVLGDISSSAQIVPARVEFVDIAGLVKGASQGEGLGNQFLSHIREVDAIAHVVRCFENDDIIHVAGSVDPKRDIEIINLELALADLAQIEKRIERTKKQARTSKDAQFEVTVLEKLSAALNEGKSVRQIDLTEEEAATIKGLGLLSGKPIIYAANVSEDDLATGNEYVEQVRQIASQENAQVVIVSAQVEAELVELPEEDKAEFLASLGVEEGGLKSLIRATYELLGLRTYFTSGPKETRAWTIHAGMSAPQAAGVIHSDFERGFIRAETVAYKDLVATGSMNAAKEKGLVRSEGKEYVVQEGDVMLFRFNV